From Solibacillus sp. FSL W7-1464:
GCAGGAAATGCATTTATAATCTGCGAGTTACATCGTCGACATACTAAGGATGAGTTTTTACTTCAAACACTTATTTCAAATAGTCTAAGGGCTCGTAAACCAAACAATCAGCATTTAAATTTCTTTAAATATAATGAAGATTTAAGAGACTTTAAAAGTTTAGTAATGAATCGTTCAACCATGACTTATCTTTTTAATAGTATTGTAGATGAAGCTCCTGATCCTGAATTGGCATTAACATATACACAGCAGACGCGTTCTCATGAAAAAGAAGATACTACAGCTATCTATGTTAAAGCTACAAACTTCGATGGATCCCTTGGAAATGTTTCTTTAAACTTATTCAATAGAGGTCATTTTGGATGGTTATACAATACATTAATTAAGCTTTTATTTGAAGATGGAATTGATCCAATACCAATTGATGTCAGATCGCATTATATAATGGAATTAAGAAAAGAATTTAGCCCTAAGCAAATAGAGGATTGGGCAGTATTTCTCAAAAATATTGATAAAAAAAGGCTGCCTATATTAAATAAACTAAGTAAATTAAATAATCTACAAATTAAAGAATTAATAAATGGCATATTAAGTGGAAAAAGGCCTTCTCGTAATGAACACGGTTCATGTTTGAGTTACCCTGATTGCGAGAAACCGCATCTACAGTCATGCTATTCATGTGAATTCTTTATTCCAGAAGTATATACAATTATTCATATTAAACAAGAAATTGAAAATTTAATGACATCGATTGAGTCAACGATGTATACAACTATTATTGAGAGGGATTCTTACTTTCTAAAAATATATTTATTACTTCTGAATGAAGCTATTTCTGTCTATGGAGAGAAATATATCGAAACTTTTATTGATCTAGTTGGCATTAGAAAACGAGTCTTACAGTTGAGTCCATTACTAATGTAAACCAAAGGGGATGGCATATAATATGGAAGTAAAAATCGACATTGGTAAACTTTCTGAGAATATTACATTAAAATCAATTGAAAACGTAACACATACACAAATTCCAGAAGAGGAATTGAGGAAATACTTTTCTTTTTTGAAAGAAAACTCTTTAATTAATGCTGATAATTTTGATGATTCAGTGTGGTTAATATATAACGAAAATAAAGACAGAGAAATTATATTTAAATTTGATTTAGAGATGTATCAAGAATTAAATAAAGCTCTAAAAGGTTATATACTTCTAAAAAGAATGACAGGAACAGCTATCACTACTTGCCAAAGAATACTAATGACATTAAAAAGAGTTATCTTAAAAACGAGTAAATTTGAAGATTTAAAGGAGCTAGAAATCTTTTTAATGTCGCAAACCTCAATTGTCGGATTTGAAACGGCTGGGATAATTAGATTATTTTTAACTTTTTATGAACATCCATTGAGTTCGGAGATTATCGATATTTGTAACTCTATAAAAACCCCAGAGAAAAAAAACCGAGAACTACCGTATTTTCCTGATGTAATTGCCTTCGATGAAATTATAGAGGAATTCTTTAGTTCATACAATTCAGAGGAATATTTTCGGTTTTATCCCATTTTAATTTGGTGGAAACTAACAAATGTATTACCAATGAGAATTATTGAAGTTCTTAAACTAAAAAAAAATTGTATAGATAAAAAAAAAGATGGAACCTTTTGGATTATCCTTCCAAGAGAGAAGAAAAAAGCAAACTCTCCTTTTAAATTAGATATTACTGATACAGTTCAAATTAATAAAGAAACATACGAAATCATATTATGTTACATTAATTTTATAGATAACAATAAAGTAGAAACAGAATATTTATTTCCCTATGATCTATATGTTAAATTTTTACCAAATCCAAAAGGGAGCTCTGGTCAAAGAAAAGTAAGCGTCAAATAGCGGCCACCTAGTTTTAGGCAGCCGCTATTGTTATGTTATCTATATAGTTCGTTTTGGTACGTGGCAGTTGGTCGGAATTTTATCTGACCAAGGCATCAACGCATCTAACGCTGCGTCGTCTGTTCGTTCAATTAACGGCAGCTGTTCCAAGACATACGTTAAATATTTCAGCGGATCGAGTTGGTTCTCTTTGGCTGTTTCTACAATACTGTAAATGACAGCACTAGCCTTTGCGCCTTTTGGAGAACTCGCAAATAACCACGCCTTGCGACCGATAACGAACGGTTTAATCGAACGTTCGCCTCGATTATTATCTAACTCTAGACGACCATCCTTTAAAAATACCACGAGTTTTTGCCACTGATTTAAACAGTATGTAATGGCTTCACCTAATTTTGTTTTTGGTGCGACACGGGCTTTTTCTGTTTTTAGCCATACTAAAAAATCATCTAATACAGGTTTACTCTGCTTCAGACGTTCATCGTAGCGACGTTCAGGTGTACAGTCGTCCATTTTATTAATCTTTTTGTCGATCGCAAATAAACGATTACAGAATTGAAGGCCTATTTTTGCGGCACATGGCTGCTCTGTATTTTGTAGATTTGCTGGTAAGGATTTCAGTGCTTCATCATATTTTCGACGCGCGTGCGCCCAGCACCCGACCAACTCGACATTTTTCAAGTCGTGATAACCTGCATATCCATCGACATGGAGATAACCTGAAAAACCTTGTAAAAATGCTTTGGGATGTTTACCCGAGCGTGTAGTTTGATAGTCATAAAGCACGATGGGCGCTACTTCTCGACCTGTTCGATACATCCACATAAACGATTTGCTTGTCGCAGCGCGACCAGGTTCATTTAATACTTGTAAACTGGTCTCATCCGCATGGGCAATATCCTCTTGTAGTAGTTTTTTATGAAGATGATGATATAAATGGATAAGCCATGTGTTCGCCCCATACATCATCCAGTTCGCCATCGTTTGACGTGAGAGTGAAATGCCCATTCGCTCTAATTGTTTTTCTTGTCGATAAAGCGGAAGACCTTCACAATATTTTTGGCTCATCAAATAAGCCATCGCTGATGGCGAAGCTAAGCTACCTGGATACATAGGCGCTGGCATTTTCGCTGTGACGATAGGTGTTTCTGTTCCTTCTTTTTCACAATGACGGCAGCTGTAAATGTGTTGAACATGTTCGACCACTTCGACTTGTGCCGGAATGATTTTCAATTCACGACGGATTTGTGTACTCATTTCGTGTGTCTTTTCACCGCAACACAAACAAACCTGCTCTTCTTCGCTTAAACGATAGTGAATCGTTTCGACAGGCAAGTTTTCTAACATCGCTTCGATTTGACCCGAACGCTTTTTACGTTTATAGGTAACCGTTTCAAGCGTCGGTTCTTCGACCGTGTTATCTGACGTCATTTCCATTTCATTGAATAGCGTCAGCGTAAGTTGATCTTGGTTGGTTTTTTCACTTGAAGCACCATACTTCTTTTGTTGGCTCAGGCGGAACTGTGCTTCCCACCAGTTGAGTTTAGCCAGTAGGGCTTCATTTTGTTTTTCCAACGCCGCATTCTTTTTTGCGAGTTCTTCAATTGTAAGTGTTGGAGTAAGTTCGATTTTTACCATAGATAAAGAAATTCGACCTGATTAGCCGAATTCCTTTTTCAAATGACAACTTTAGCAGAAATCTTCATATGTGAGGATTTTTGATTCATAGGTAACCCTTCGAGTAACCATTTAAATTGCCTGCCTGAAATTTTCAATGGCGTAGTCGCTTCATCGGGCCAGTCAAACAGGCCATCTTCTAAACGACGATAAAAGAGCCAAAATCCATTATGGTCCCAGTGAAGGATTTTTAATTTATCCTTTTTTCGGTTACAGAATACAAAGAGATGCGATGAAAAGGGATCAAGCTGAAAGCTTTCTTGTACAATTGCAGCGAGACCATCCACGGATTTCCGTAAATCTGTTGGTCCACACGCAATGAACACTTGATCCATTCTTAAATTAGTGA
This genomic window contains:
- the tnpC gene encoding IS66 family transposase; translated protein: MVKIELTPTLTIEELAKKNAALEKQNEALLAKLNWWEAQFRLSQQKKYGASSEKTNQDQLTLTLFNEMEMTSDNTVEEPTLETVTYKRKKRSGQIEAMLENLPVETIHYRLSEEEQVCLCCGEKTHEMSTQIRRELKIIPAQVEVVEHVQHIYSCRHCEKEGTETPIVTAKMPAPMYPGSLASPSAMAYLMSQKYCEGLPLYRQEKQLERMGISLSRQTMANWMMYGANTWLIHLYHHLHKKLLQEDIAHADETSLQVLNEPGRAATSKSFMWMYRTGREVAPIVLYDYQTTRSGKHPKAFLQGFSGYLHVDGYAGYHDLKNVELVGCWAHARRKYDEALKSLPANLQNTEQPCAAKIGLQFCNRLFAIDKKINKMDDCTPERRYDERLKQSKPVLDDFLVWLKTEKARVAPKTKLGEAITYCLNQWQKLVVFLKDGRLELDNNRGERSIKPFVIGRKAWLFASSPKGAKASAVIYSIVETAKENQLDPLKYLTYVLEQLPLIERTDDAALDALMPWSDKIPTNCHVPKRTI
- the tnpB gene encoding IS66 family insertion sequence element accessory protein TnpB (TnpB, as the term is used for proteins encoded by IS66 family insertion elements, is considered an accessory protein, since TnpC, encoded by a neighboring gene, is a DDE family transposase.), encoding MFTNLRMDQVFIACGPTDLRKSVDGLAAIVQESFQLDPFSSHLFVFCNRKKDKLKILHWDHNGFWLFYRRLEDGLFDWPDEATTPLKISGRQFKWLLEGLPMNQKSSHMKISAKVVI